A window of Mucilaginibacter paludis DSM 18603 contains these coding sequences:
- a CDS encoding universal stress protein, which translates to MKKISAAFDGLKFSNTTLEYAIKLADSSNALLSGVFLDDFLYHSFNMFDVVGSRGLPGEQVKQLEEEDEITRMQAVNKFCSTCIKERVKYVTHHDKSFAIDELLKESIYSDMLLIGKDETLGQVNELAPTSFVRSLLAGTHCPVLIVPKEYKPIENIILLYDGKPSSVYAIKMFNYLLPWLRRTKVEVVSVIDPESDILLPEDSLFREFVKCHYPAATCALLKGNPQKEIIAYLKNETPNSIVILGAYQRSQVSRWIKTSMADILMNEFDLPLFIAHNKS; encoded by the coding sequence ATGAAAAAAATAAGTGCCGCTTTTGATGGATTAAAATTTTCGAACACCACACTGGAGTATGCCATTAAATTGGCCGATAGTAGTAACGCATTACTTTCGGGCGTTTTTCTGGACGATTTTTTATACCATAGCTTTAATATGTTTGATGTGGTAGGCAGCCGCGGCCTGCCTGGCGAGCAGGTGAAGCAATTGGAGGAGGAAGACGAAATTACGCGCATGCAAGCGGTAAACAAGTTTTGCTCTACCTGCATTAAAGAACGTGTTAAATATGTTACCCACCACGACAAAAGCTTTGCCATTGATGAATTACTGAAAGAAAGTATTTATAGCGATATGCTGCTGATTGGGAAAGACGAAACATTGGGCCAGGTAAACGAATTGGCACCTACATCGTTTGTGCGTAGCTTACTGGCCGGAACGCATTGCCCGGTGCTGATTGTGCCTAAAGAATATAAGCCTATTGAAAATATAATACTACTGTACGATGGTAAGCCATCATCGGTATATGCCATAAAAATGTTCAATTATTTGCTGCCCTGGTTACGCCGTACCAAGGTAGAAGTAGTATCGGTTATTGACCCCGAAAGCGATATTTTACTGCCTGAGGATAGCCTGTTCAGGGAGTTTGTAAAATGCCATTACCCGGCGGCTACTTGTGCTTTACTAAAAGGTAATCCGCAAAAAGAGATCATCGCTTACCTGAAAAACGAGACACCTAACAGCATTGTAATATTAGGCGCTTATCAACGCAGCCAGGTATCCCGCTGGATAAAAACAAGCATGGCCGATATTTTAATGAACGAGTTTGATTTACCTTTGTTTATAGCCCATAATAAATCTTAA
- a CDS encoding carboxymuconolactone decarboxylase family protein translates to MAIRLWVDNRHCSAPVSSLSLNDFILSYLMMNDKKNPLELFEQEAPEVSNAFNQLIEALKNTTGLDAKTKQLIYIGIKAVLGDVRAIYYHVAMAKQLGATRKEIRDTILITLTVNGLSGVAACLPVALNVYDEAGN, encoded by the coding sequence ATGGCTATCAGACTCTGGGTTGATAACCGTCATTGCAGCGCACCGGTTAGTAGTTTAAGTTTGAATGATTTTATTTTAAGCTACCTGATGATGAATGATAAAAAAAATCCGTTAGAGTTATTTGAGCAGGAAGCTCCGGAAGTTTCCAATGCCTTTAACCAACTCATTGAGGCTCTAAAAAACACAACCGGGCTGGATGCTAAAACCAAGCAATTAATTTACATAGGCATTAAAGCGGTTTTGGGTGATGTTAGGGCTATCTATTACCACGTTGCCATGGCCAAACAACTGGGCGCCACCCGTAAAGAGATCAGGGATACCATATTAATTACCTTAACCGTAAATGGGTTAAGCGGTGTTGCCGCTTGTTTACCGGTGGCGCTAAACGTTTACGATGAAGCAGGGAACTAA